AATATTACAAAATGAAAGTAAGGTGATGTATTGCAACATTTTACCATAGATAGAAGAATTAAGTTCAATTATATGAAGTACATATTTGTAAGCGTAGTAATCTTACAACTTCATGATTCTTATTAGAAGCATAAGGTCGTTAAGTTACCATACAATAGAAAGCCTGAACAATCTTGTAAGAGATTTAGGCTTAGGCATACACTTTATTaatgaataattaatttaataaatttccCATGACGATGACCTGGAAATTGTATTTGTGAATACCCTTAGTATCCTCTATTAGTATTGAATTACCTCTTGCAAACAACACCACGTCCATTCATACCACTAGCACAGTTCATGCTAGCAAGTTCCATGGTCTCTAATGAAGTTTCTTCTTGTGCACCAGCAAACCTCGAAGCCAAACAATCAGTGGCAAAAATGCTGCTAGTTGCATACTCTCTTTCTCCTCCCATAACCGGCATCGATACTCTCATGTTCACTCGGCTCACGTAATCATCCCTGTAAGTTTTCCCTAATACACCATCAACCTTTCCGGTTAATGAGTAAAACTTAAACCCTAGGTCGAGATGAGCAAACCGATCCTCATCGGTTACGCCATAGTTGTGTACCCTGGAATCTTCGTCAGTAATAGGTACTACTTTAGCCGTGATCTTGAGTTTGCCTTGGATTTCAACAACAATGTTGTTGGTTTCACTAGTCCTTGTTATGGTGACTTCTGGCTTGGAGATGGACGACCATTGAGAGCCTATTGTTTCGTCCAGGAATATGGGCTCTCCATCAAAAGCCAAGGAGAGACGGTCGTTGGCGTCATCCCATGTGGATGTCTTCTTGGCTCCAAAGAAGAGACGATGGTTGTTGAAGATGATTCCAATGGACTCAACCCAAGTAAAATCACGACCCATGTTTTGGTTTCTTTTTCCTATCAAGTGTGCGTTGATGTGGAGGTTGGGGTCGGTCACTAGGCAAAATTCCTTATCCTTCTTGCCATGGAAGTAGAAGGTGATACCATCTCCTCCGATGAAGCGAGGGTCTTGACACACTGCTCCTGGATAGTCACAATCTAACATGGACAATAAATGTAGAGTTAATGACCgtgtttaatttatttgaacattaattaataaaatacaatCGCTATAAAGGAcataacatttttacaaaatttaAACATTGAACAGAAGTAGCTAGCATGCATAATTTCCTAGTATATGTAatggaaatatatatatatatatatatatatatatatatatatatatatatatatatatatatatatatatatatatatattcataaaAGTAATATAAAACTTACTGCAAACGGGTTTGCAAGTGTTGCAATCAACTTGACATGAAGTAGGACAGTTAGCTGGGCATACATGCTCTTGATTATAACATTGTCCGTAGTTCTTGTTCCTGCATCTAGCCCTATTTCTAGAGCCAACATTAGAGTTAGGAGGAGAAGAAGGTGTGGCGGGAGTAGTGGGAGTAGAGGTAGAAGGTGGTGGCGATGATGGCGGTGTTGGGGTAGAAGGAGAAGGTGTTGGTGGTTTAGGAGTGGGTGATGAGGGAGGTGGGGTTGATGGCTTAGGGGATGGTGTTGACGATGGTGGGTAATAGTGTGATGTTGATGAATTATGAGACGATGATCCCGGGCCTCCTGCAGATGATGATGAGGAACCAGAGGAGGCTGATGATGCTGcagcggcggcggcggcggcaGCAACAGCTGCTGCTGCAGATGCTGATGATGAAGCAGATGATGTGGCAGATGATGCTGCGGATGATGATGCAGAGGATGCTGCTGATGATGCAGCAGAGGATGCCGCTGATGATGCAGCAGAGGATGCCGCTGATGATGAGGAGGAGGACGAAGATGGTGAATGATGTTCACTAGAAGAAGTAGAAGAACAAATAGGCTTACAAGAAGCACATTCAACCTCACAACTATCAGGACAAAATTTAGGACAAACATGTTCTAAGTTGTAGCACATCTTGTACTCTTTTTTCTTACATGAGGCTCTTGCAGGATTTTTAGCAATTCCTGGAGGAGTACTTGCTGCCTCAACCACGatggccaacaacaaaattatgCACCCAAGATAAAACATCTTGGGTTGAGCCATTTTCCGTTGCAAAAACTCGCTACTCCTTAGGAAACTAAGTATTATTGTTGTAGTGTGTATGCTTGATGAGAAGATTGGATGAGTGATTTTCAGGAATAAACATACAAGTGCTTTTATAGATGTTTTGGCAATTGAATTATGATTAGTATAATCCTAAGATGTCGGGTCAAacgttaattatttaattacttGAAGCACCTTTGATTGTTAAGCTAGTCATAGTTTTGCCTTCTCCATTTTACAAATTGGAATCACTTTTATTTGAAGGAAGAAAAGGGCCATTTCTTTAGGTTGACATATATAGCAAAAGCTGACATTTTGAGAATAATAATTACTCAACTGGATTGATGATTATGTAACAATGAAGTTGATTATCATATAATTACGGGTATCAAGACAATCAACTACATATAAAATATGTTAAGAGTGAATGGGGTGATACTTTGTGTTGCAAAAAGCAACGATTATACAGTCTTGAACTCCTTAGCTGGCCTTGGTTATGGCTACCAGtggtttcataaaatgtaaTTACCAAAATGAAAATCCAATAACCAATGTAAAAAGCTACACTTACTACTTGCCAAAAAAAACTCTTACTAGCTTTTGAGTTTTGGCGGAAAAGTGGGCTTTTAGCCAAGAAAAAAGCCATTGACTAAACATGTATTATTtggccaataaaaaaaaaagcaagcaaAATGCCAGTTACCAAACAACCCCTTTGTTTGACAATTCTAAAGTAATAGAAATAGAGTTAAAACAATAAAGTAGCTGGAATTGAAAAGATAGTAGGTGAAACTGATATTCTAATGTTCATTAGGAGTCTAGGAGGTTATTTTACTTTCAAATTAAGGCATTGTTATCTTCAACTTAGACCTTATTTTCAGAtcttataagttcagataagttccaataagttctaATGAGGTCTTATAAGTTCCAACAATgtcctataagttccaataaggtcctataatttctaataaGGTCGTATAAGTTCCAATATGGTCTTAAACATAATGTGTAATATTTAGATTATTTGCGTTGtcatattaaataaatcatattaatattattatattaaaatagTTTGAGATTATTTACTAATTGACGATAATAATTATCAATGTTACATAAATATGaattaatatgttattattaattactatcaatatcctaacacttataaagccttGAACTTCTATTACTATTCATCCAATAGTGCAATTACCTACATATCCCTAatttccttctttgtttttcttttgtcttattcttatcaACAGTGTAATGTCTATTTCACCATTCTTTTTGTCTTTGTTTTTCTATGAGATGTCCCCATCCATTTTCAACCTAAGCACGTTGTTAATGTTTCATGTGTAATACTACAATAACAATTTCGGAGAGCTTAAAATTGCACGTGGAATGTTAAAATATCAATGAAACCTCTTGTAAACGTATACATAATCACATATTATCAATTACGAGCAAATAGAGCTTTAACTTTATTTTCCTAGAGTTCGCCATAAATTTGTAAATGTTCTTTTACGAAACAATTTTTTATACCCTTGGggatcgtgcgcgctagcgcacggtccAATAACTAGTTATTATAAGGGAAAGCTTAATAAACACTTTTAAAATTACGTATTCATTGGTGACAAATAAGTCCAGGGGCACGATACCCTTCAAAGGACATTATTAGAAAGTACGAActactaattaaaaaataaagtaaGCAACTAAATTATATTTACAACTAATTACTCTTATATTATTTGAGTCTTTTCTATTAACACAATTCTGTTAAGGTCAAAGAGTATAACAACTAACGTAAccataatattttattcaagaGAAATATTTACTATATATTTTgactttttgttatttttataacatggagatcaacattttggtaagaaaaacaaaataactgggataaaaaaaaaacaaaagatacAAAGAAATTAAAAGCTATCCCACAAAAAATAAAGCTGTCCTTGTTAGGCTAATGCCTTATTAATATAATATTTCTTCGTTGTGtgcgtaaaaaaaaaatacaagcaAGGCTTGGAACTCAGGTTGAATGTGAATGTACATACAAAGGCAACCACTACGCCAAAATACTCTAACATTTACTTAAGTGCGGTGTTTAATATATGTACAACTATGTTGGTGGATCAGTCAACTATAATTGGCCCCTTCAGGCCTTGGGCCCTAGGCGGTCGCACTCCTCGTCTATGTCCAGGACCGGGTCTGTCAAAGAGTTGTTTTCCGTCCGTGATAAAGTTACATTACAAAGTATAAAGATGCTTGTTAAAGCGTTAGTtacaaatatttttttacaaatAGGTCGAACTCGTACTtggattttataaattttgtataCTTATCAAAGagtaataatttatattattaaataacataaaaacataattattaatataatacCTAAATAATAATTgctttattaatatatacaatcAACTATTATCAATATTCGAATGGTTACAAGTTTAGTAATAatctaataaactttaaataaagTCTAATAAGATTTAATAAGGTATTATAAGGTTTATATAAGGCCTTATAAGTCAAATAAAGTCATATAAGTTCCTGTTAGAGTTATGGTATATCTAAGGTTCTAGTATGTTTAGGAAACTAGAGTTGTGTTAGTTTAGGAATCTAATAGAGTCCTAAACCtaatagagttatgttatagTTTCCTACATAAACCAATGATGTAACCAAGTTATAATTAAGCCTTTCAGCCATATTATCACCCATCAATATTATTCTCTATAGTTTAACATGGTATCGGAGCTATCCATAATTTTAACTCATACCCACCGGCCGGAGACTATTTGCGGAAGCGTAGAATCAATCCAAAATTATGGATAGCTCCGATACCATGATAAATTATAGATAATAATATTGATGGGTGATAATATGACTGAAAGGCTTAATTATAACTTGGTTACATCATTGGTTTATATAGGAAActataacataactctattaGGTTTAGGACTCTATTGGATTCCTAAACTAACACAACTCTAGTTTCCTAAACATACTAGAACCCTAGATATAGCATAACTCTAGTGTATGCCCGTGCTAATGCACGAGATTTCTATAAAATTAGACATCTAGTAAAAACTAGTAtgatacccgtgcgatgcacgacttACGAAATTCAATTATCAAACTTGCAATAATCTTGAACAATTAGGAGTTATTAACTAACTCGTCGCAATGTAAAATTATAGtattttaatttataatatGTACCCTATACGacaaataaaatttaataaCAAAgaagatatatatttttttagacGGTACAATAATACAACACATCTACTATTCCGTATCACTAAGATTTACTTACACATatgtatatacttcgtatatagtaATCGATGATTTCATCTACATACAGTGGATATATAATCAAATTAGAAAGAAATCATACCCATAATACATTATgcattaaatattttaaattaaaaagaaagTGGAGATGCTATACCAATTAATCAATTATACCACTTGATATACCAACGACTACTTAATCAATTATAATaatatctaaaaaaaaaaaaaaaaatggagcatGCAAAACTAATTAATAAAAGCTGCCAAAAAAATTTACTAATCAATTATAATACTAATATCTAAACAAAGAAGTTcctgtaaaaaaaataaaaaaataaataaaaaaaagtgaaaGTGGTAATACCATTTGCTACCGAGGAAGTCTTGGCCTCAAGtggcttgtgtccatatggacacaagtgagtaccaatacagaattttgagtaccaatacagaataTGTTAGTACCAATAGAGAATATTGAATACCAATAACACAAAATGACTTGTATTGGTGGTACTTCTTAGCGATTTTGCGTTTTGGTACtgatatattatgtgttggtaCTCAAGATAATTGTATTTGGGTCACTTGTGTAGTTGCGTtcatatggacacaagtcaTTATAGGTTTAGAAATCCTCCTTGCTACCACCGCCCACCGATACTTCATCTTCCTCCGCCCCTTATCCTTCTGCATTTTGTATTCAATCTACAACtgtgatttcattgcttaatttATCTACAACCATGATTcatcattttaatttcaatatCCATATCATCCGAGCTTCACAAAACAACCGATGTTCAGCTTAGACCCAAATCAATGCcaaaataggagagagaaagtagctCAAATCAACGACAATGGCAGAAATAGTTACGTCGTATTTCATATTTAAGATATGTGCACGCAAACATGACGATCGGTGTTCCAGGCTTCACACAAAACAGTTCAAGCCCAATTTGATTGAAGACCAGTGAagtaattttttataaaatcaattatttaataCGAATTAGTTGGTTAGTTTCAAtatgttaattgttaattgaaATTGTTGTTTATCTTAATTTTCCAAGATTTGCATTTCATCTTCTTGTTGCTCTCCATTCTTCCATtcccaattaaaaaaaaaaaaaaattagcaaaaatattcatcttcctcttcatcttcttcagtgCATATGgatctttgaattttgaataaattaCTGGGGTAACGTAATCAGAACAATCGGCGGGTGCAGATGCATCCAAACTACTTTTCTGGTATATTATTCGTTTCTTTAGTAATCTTTCTTTATATAAATTCTAATGTTTTAACGGCCCATTTTTCTGAAATTTGTTGTAAATTGTTTAAGTcatgttaattatttttaaccAATTTCCAAACAATTATTTATTCGCATGATGGATTTgccaaattaaaattcaatgaCGTGAATTTTGTGTGAATTTTGGGTTTATACGGTCCAACTAACTGCATATTCCATGTATTTTACTTTTTTGAAATACCTATATTGTTAATTATGATTATGGTCTTATTTTTTGAAACACCTCaaactttgtttatttttgcAATACCGAAGTATATGTGTAAACTTTTATGTACTCTGTAGTACCTATTCATGTGTATCAgtttgtatgtatcctaaaaaATAATAGGCAGCAATTTAGTGAACATGGTAGCTGGAGCATCAGATTTCCCATGATCATGTTATCTTGAAATGCATAATTTAATACTTCAAACATGTTCCTGGAAAGTAAATTATATGAATACCATGTAATGATGATAAATAAAGGAGTTTTCTTTATCATCGTACCAAATGCATTCTTGTTAAATTATTCACGATGTGGTTAATTATTCTTCATTCTCATCATAATGATATGGTTGCTATTTTTTTTTCCTCTCATTCTCATCATACATGTGGTTGATTACCGCCCTCTTTTTTTTCATCCCATATACTCATGCGTATATGTTTGAGTATGACTCAACACATGGACTTATTAGGGGAACTATTAAAGTTGTGGATGATTCAACTCTTGAAATCAATGGACAATTGGTTAAAGTTGCAAACAAAAGGTAATAGCCTGGCATTCACCCTGGTGTCATATCATTGGTTGGGATAACTTGCTGttatataatacggagtatgtagTATAAAACATGATCacttataaattaataaattaatgtctGACAGATAGTCGAACGTACAGTACATAGtgaaaaatgacattcaaaGTAAATTAAGTAGAAAGCTTCACTGTAAACAAATTCAAGCATTCTTTAACTAACCATTAAAACATTAATACGTGCCataatataaatattaattaGACTACTGTCATAATAAATCTAATATTTTAACCAAAATTATTCTAGATTGAAAACACCATAACCCTTAGAGGTCTTAAACCACACGTTTTATCGTATACTCTAttacttaagaaaaaaaatagaccAGCCTCATTTCCGTTGCTTATTTCTTTTCCATCTTGATCACAACCTACTTTCTATTCATAGATCTTTGTGCCGAACTTGTTTCACTATCGTTCCCATCACTTGTAGGTTCCTCAAGAGGTCATTTTTTTGGGTGTGATAGTGCCCTCAATAAAATCTTCATTATCGCATATAGCAGATGTAGGGTCCTACGTACAATTAGTAAACCTATTACTTGATAATATAAAGTTACTTTATATATTAAGTATAATATAAATCAAATTGTGAAACTTTAGGGATTTATATATAACCTTCTCTTTCTCGGATAAAGTCTTATTCGAATTATTAGTAGATTCGACCTACGCATCAATATCCTGTCAAAGGgataaaaataaacataaattTTTCATCTGACAGTTTATTCTTATTAAGAATTAAATAGTGAGAAAACTTGATCAATACTTACTTGTGCCACCCTATTCACATCTAAGAATTTTTTGATCAATTTTTCATCATCACTTACACAAACCATAAAAAGACAAAATCGACAACGATAAGAAAACaatcaaaattagaatttttgaGTTATTTACCTTCTCATCCACCAAAATAAATTCATGAGTGCCGATTACAGTATGGTCCTTGAAATCCGGTTGTTCCCAAAACCTAACAATACTCACCTTCAACCTCCATGATTCTTTGAGGGGAATGATGTCTTTTATCATAGTGAATGCTATAATATTTAGTGTTAGTACTGATAATAGTTGTGTAGAAACTGATAATTTAACCCGGAAATGTGAGTCATTTATATAGGGCTATGATAATGTAGCATATTCTGTATATTATTATCATGGAATGTATTTTTTTGCTTGAAGGTGAATTATCAGTAAATATATGTTATAATAATCATCTAATATTTCATACATATGTTGCAGAAGTTGCAAAGATGTCGTATAAATTTCATCTCCAGAATATTCTTTGCTGACAAAATTTTGAAGAGCCGAGGATTTTACTAAAGAATTCACAGCATTATACCTAGTGTGATATATTTCCAGCCTTGTTAATATTCTGTTTTAGGTTGTTTCCATTATTATAGCCTAAAATATAGAATAATAGGGTTGTAAAATAGAATATTAGCCTTTATTTTAATATGCCTATTATTCTAACGTTTGACTACGATGTGAATGTAATATTTTGCTTATTTTTTGTTTCCATtgttttagggtttagggttgtaTATTTTTGCTCATGTGTTTTGTATGGGCTGCATCCGTTAATTACTTATGGgttctatatttttattaaacaatATGATATCTATATGGGCCCTTTATGAGTTAAATTTTTGGTAAAAAAATACACACCTCGTGGGATATATTCGGCCCCCTATATTTTTGGAACTTTAGCATAAATTGCGTTATATTACTTGGCTGTGAAATAttgcttagttttttttttttttttttttttaagtttaatctatataatataaaaagagagccaatcaatgagtgacatttgtcatcaccacattgatttcctctcttttagtatattatatagatggATGGTAGATAATAGATATCATTTTAAACGATGTTAGACAATAAAAACGTTGGTAGATGTTTAAGGGAAAATATCATTTAGATGTAGcttggtgttttttttttcaattttattttgtcATAGCTAACTTGAAATAATCTTATGGgtattgtatgattgtattggTGTGCTAGACCATTTTCACAAAAGTCATATTTCTATGTATCCGTGCTAATGCACGGCCGCACGGGATATATATAAAAGAATAAAGTTGATAAAGCAACATAAAAAATCACAATGTTTACTTATAGACATCAAATTGGACATGATCTAAATATCACATTCGGACTTGTAGTATATTTAGTACCCGTAATATAGAACTAATCAGTAAAGTAATATTCAATAAAAATCACGATGGTCAACAAATCAATGTAATAAAAATGACTGAATGTCTAAATCTACCGACGTCTTGTtggaaataataataagtaaaaaGTTTCATCTCGTCTTATTTCTCCATTATCTGCATATATGGTTTAAGAAAATGACTTAATTAGACACTAAGTTAAATATTACTTCGAAATGTATGTGTCTAACTGTGCATAAAATATAATGATTACTACATTTTTGTGATAAAAAAAACTATCAAATTCAACCGTGTATTGTAAACGTACATGTTTGATACAAAGTCTTTATACTTAACCAGAGACCAAGCTGGTAATTAATTTCAACATCATGTTTAAATAGTAATAGAAATTGTAGCATTATGGATATcctcattggaatttgttaggCTGGATAACCTCCGTAGTGTGTTTGTTGATATTTTTTTCAATGTTCCTACAACAAAATTGTTATTGGATCTCAAAGGGCAATTTTAACAATCAAGGGAAGTCATGGGAAGAGTCAATTACCTTTTCATCTATAAggcctattttttttattttgttttgtaatATGTATTATCTGAATCATTATAAACTGAGGTTAAACAACTACCCATCTCTTGTAGGTGGGTGTTTTGTAATATGTATTATGGTCAAAGACCTAGTGTTTTTAGGTAATTACTTTGCATAATGTAGCATTTAAAATGATGTACTCCcttcgtctctttttgttctttacgtttggtatttttcacgcgttttaacgattaattaatctgcatcgagattcctcaattttttttatttaaacaagataaattacgtttatttataatgttttcacttttatcaaaattctgatattggaaaatgGGAAAAATTTAATGacctaatgaatttaattggttaaaataataattggacacaaattttgatagaatactaagtcatttatgtgataatataaaaggaaatgtaaagaacattttgaaatacccataaaggaaaaggtaaaaaacaaaaagagacggagggagtagcattTAAAAGATTAAATCATAGAGAATTAAAAAATTGTCATTAATATTGAGTGATTCATTAGGAAATtaggctgcgttctattcacctgattttcacttattttttctgaacttatcttatctgaacttaactgaacttatctgaacttatctgaacttattaaaacttatcaaaacttattttagttataagttgTACTTGATCAACCCATATTTttcatgaacttatcttatctgaacttatctgaacttaactgaacttatctgaacttatttttcctgaaataagtgaaaataaggtgaacagaatagATTAATATAAATACTATAATTAAGCAATTTTTTTTAGTAATGTAGTTATGTTAAGTTTTGAATGAAAGATTTAATAGCATAAATAATGTGTTTTTAGTGAATTTTATGATATTTATTAGGGAAATCTAACGGTTGAAATTCTATCAGGCGAGATCAATGGTCCATAATGTCTAATGCATGAGATGGCTTGGATGACATTTTGCTCAATCCTCATTCTTCACCGTTTttctttaataatatagatggCCTATTCGATGTTTTGATTATTTTTCTTGGTAgtaaaatcaattaattaaaagaAGTAATTAAGTATCTAAAAATGAATTCAAAATCAACTAATGCATAACAAATTCAATCAAGTAAAGGTTTTTTTCCGTCAAAATTGCGATAGTTGAGTAGATTTTGCGTAGATACATCTCAATATCTCTGCAATTTAGAAGATGGATCATGGTGAACATACCTTtagaacactagtatataattgaaagaacatcttgttacgagaaaagaacactagtattatttttataacaaaaaagtgaaatattatatcgcatgttcttttgtcgtagtgtcaTATTCTTTTGCTTAtacacatatgttcttttggtgcaccatgctctatgtacACTACGGTCCATAGTCCACAAATTGCAATATCTCACAGCTCACAAATATCACTAAATTACAtagctttttattttttgggtgAATAAGAGGGGCAAGGCACAACtaaaatacaaaatcaaaccCATCAAAATAAGGCCTTTCTGTAACAATGACTAATGGTAATTAACTTCTCGCCCTTACGTCTAAAGGCGTGTTCGGCGGTAATGTTCGAGCGGGTAGCTTTTTGACCTATTCAAAaagctacttgtaaaatttgcaaATGTTTGGTGTGATAGCTGATAAAATAGTGGTTAACGGTAGAGGTAACGGTTgagtagcttttgtcaaacgttaaaaatAGTAGCGTTTGAAGGTAACGAATAGCGTTTGATAAAATTATACTacttccgtctctttttgttctttacgtttggtattttacaCGTGTTTTAATGACTAATTAGTGTGCATTGagattacgtttatttataatattttcacttttatcaaaattctgatattggaacaagcagaaaaatttaatgtaccAATGAAAAAATGTGATAAATTaaaggcaaatttgttaaaaagaaccttttataacccaaattttgcgagaaaggaccttatataattttttttgtgaaataacaccttaatgtaaattttttttgcaagaaaggaccttatataattttttttttgtgaaatcacacattaatgtaaattttttttgcgaaaaacaaccaaaaaagtaaatttccggcattgattgggcttttccggccattgacttgcacgtgagaaacacgtgtggctttattttgataatcacacccaattttcctccaaaattctaagttttaaaacctaaagttgaaaaaaaaacccgaaataaaatcaagtttgaaaattcaagagtcggaaaaatcagtgtctttagccaacgtaagccacacgtgctgctcacgtgcaagttaatggccggaaaagctcagtctaTGCCGAAAACTttccttaggtcctttctcgcaaaaaaaatactttaaggtgtgttttcgccaaaaaaattatataaggtcatttctcgcaaaatttgagtta
This genomic stretch from Spinacia oleracea cultivar Varoflay chromosome 3, BTI_SOV_V1, whole genome shotgun sequence harbors:
- the LOC130470641 gene encoding uncharacterized protein is translated as MAQPKMFYLGCIILLLAIVVEAASTPPGIAKNPARASCKKKEYKMCYNLEHVCPKFCPDSCEVECASCKPICSSTSSSEHHSPSSSSSSSSAASSAASSAASSAASSAASSASSSAASSATSSASSSASAAAAVAAAAAAAAASSASSGSSSSSAGGPGSSSHNSSTSHYYPPSSTPSPKPSTPPPSSPTPKPPTPSPSTPTPPSSPPPSTSTPTTPATPSSPPNSNVGSRNRARCRNKNYGQCYNQEHVCPANCPTSCQVDCNTCKPVCNCDYPGAVCQDPRFIGGDGITFYFHGKKDKEFCLVTDPNLHINAHLIGKRNQNMGRDFTWVESIGIIFNNHRLFFGAKKTSTWDDANDRLSLAFDGEPIFLDETIGSQWSSISKPEVTITRTSETNNIVVEIQGKLKITAKVVPITDEDSRVHNYGVTDEDRFAHLDLGFKFYSLTGKVDGVLGKTYRDDYVSRVNMRVSMPVMGGEREYATSSIFATDCLASRFAGAQEETSLETMELASMNCASGMNGRGVVCKR